The genomic segment tttctaatgatataaaggaaatattgttattacatgtattgatatatatatatatatattaaaaaattgataaaatTTCTAcaaattagaaaataaatataataataaaatgtgtaTACCTCCTAAatggtattatatatatatgtaacaccattgttatatatatatatatatatatatatatatatatatatacttatatacatttaacagtttctatatataatatgttttataattttcaaaaaaccttttttgttataatgtGTCTTCATATATCCCTATGATttccttaatttttttttttttcgtgtcccgttaatttttatttctttttattataaacacatttatttatcaataacatattatttacatatttaaaaacatGAGTTGTATGAACTATGCTTCACGTTTgtcaaaaaatgaatataaaggGCCACTAGGTGAAGAAGAATTTTTTGAAGATACTGAAGAAGAGAAAAAGAAAGTTAAGGAACTTATAGAGAAAATTAGAAGTAGTGAATATATAGTTGTTCATTCAGGTGCTGGCATATCAACTAGTTCAGGACTGCAAGATTTTAGAGGTCCTACAGGAATATGGACAAATGAACACCTTAACGaattaaagaataaaaaaaaaagaaatcatGATTTTAAGGATAACAAAAGAAAACTTAAATCTAACGATATAAACTGCAAGAACACTTCAGATATGTGTAGTCCTTCCTTTTTTCATAAGGAAAAGAAAGAGAATACATTAAATATTGTAAAAAGGGAAAGGTAttataatgaagataatgtAGATATGAATGCGTGTAATGAACGTGTTGTACATCCTAACCATGTATATGTTAATCatgaagatgataataataataataataataataataataatgataataactTGTACAATAATGTGTACAATTCTGTAGGATCGAATGATCATACAAATAAAGAAAGTAttcttattaaaaaagaaaataattcaGAAAATGTTAGGAAGGACATACATGATAAggtaaatacaaaaaatgttaaaaaaatagatGTTAAGGAAACAAATAATTTAGATCCCGAAAATTATGTAATTTTtgggaaaaggaaaaaaaaagttatagAACTTCATTTAGCTTTACCATCAAAAACTCATATTATGataaatgaattaataaataaaaatataataaaatttatgatAACTCAAAATATTGATTCTTTGCATCATCGATGTGGGAAACACTTTTCTAAAACTGCAGAAATTCAtggaaatatttttacagAAAGATGTGATTTTTGTGGTAGAAGATATTTAAGAGATTATCTCATATCTACTATTAGTTTTAAACCAACTGGATCTTTATGTTTTTTGTGTTCATTTCCTCCTATTGGAGTATGTACTGATGTTTTATTAGATTGGAATAATTCTTATGAagaattttttcatttaaattcTATAAAGCATTCTCAAATAGCAGATTTTCATTTTTGCTTGGGTTCTAGTTTTTACATAGTCCCGGCTAGCTCTTATCcatctaaaaaaaaatatgctaATGCAAATTCCTACAGTTGTGTTATTAATTATcaaaaatcatttttatcaaaagAAGTTAATTTGAATATACATTcaaatgtgaataatatatcggatataattattaaagaGTTTTCTCTTAATCCTTTGTCAATAAGAAGTGCAAGGATAACAATCGTTAGGTGCCCAATTAATACATTGGATGTAATATGTGATAAATTAATATCAATACacaatattaaaatgaaGCATAAGAGCATGAGACAACATAGTATCGATTATTCTCAAATGGGGAATAaggatgaaaaatataataatgaaaaatatgtaaaaagaaatatgactgaatgtttatattataacaagGAAGGTGAATGTTATGAAAAAAGGAAGTATAAACTAATGGAGAAAAAGTTTTTTCCTAATAATCAACAAAATGAATTTATACCAAATAGAATAAACATATTTGAACAAAAATTTCACGAgcacaacaacaacaacaacaacaataacaacaacaacaacaataacaacaacaacaacaacaacaacaacaacaacaataataataataataataataataataatagtagcaGTAGTATTGATAGTAGTTGTAGTATTAATAGTAATTATCATATatctaaaaatataaatcctgatttttcttttgttgaAAATCAGTCCAATATTTATGAGAACTATAAGGAACAAACATTTATACTTATATGTCccatgataataaatatcaaaACTGTACGTTTAGAAAGTTTTcataaagtatatataaaactattGGATGACATTAAAGGTTTATGGTtcataaaaacaaatttttCTTGTATTTTAGAAGTAGAATTATGGTAtcattcttttattttattaaaattagatTTTAATAAAAGTGATCCTTTTATTCAGTTGAATGCGTGGAATGTAAATGTAGCATATACATATGGTGATGACATAGACGATTTCGATTATTTCAAAAATGATGAGAACATTAAGAAaccatttaatttatataaaaataaatatatttctaatatGAGAAGAGAAGGGCATGTTAATAATTTGTATACATTGGATAATGAAAAGGTAAAAAGTAATACCagtaataacaataataataacaataataataataataataataataataataataataataataataataataataataataataataataataataataataataataataataataacaataatgataataataataataatattagcgATCATAACATTTAtgatgatcataataataataataataaaaatcataataattatgataaagaCAATTCAAATGAATCATATTACTGTTctgaaatattaaatgaacaTGTACATGTAGGTTATAACCCTAATAATTATGAACCCAATTgtaaagtatatattttagcATATTTGGATAATTTAAGAACaaggaatataaataataatgttaataataataattttagtCGCTTTAATTTAACACAATCATGCAAATTGTTATACAACATATATTGTGTGcttaataaagataatgaacaaaagaaaaacagTACTATAAAAGAAACATATGATAAACtggattattttataaaaaacttTGATTTCAATAGAGATAGTTgcttatatacaaataattttataaatatgctTATACAAAATGAACGTCATGGTAATCAAAGTCGCTATAAATTTAGAGAAAGAAGAAAGAGACTTTTAAATGATTACAGTTCATGTTCTTCTGATGATGATCAGAgtggaaaaaatattttcattttttataatttatatatgaatcaatataagaaaaaggaagataatgaaataaatgatatatataaaaaatatgatgttcatgagaaaaatatatatgatgaatcAAAACAATATGTGCATAAAGTTAGAGTGAGAACTGATCTAATTAATCATAAATCTgtttacaaaatattaaagaataaCTATTTGGtgaatattaacaatatgaaactaatggaaaaaaaaaataattcagaAAAGTTGTTCTTGATAAATGACAAGGATAATAATAGTCTCCTTTCTATTAacaataaagaaaattttaattgTATACCCTCTCGTCAAAACAATGTAAAGAAAAATAGTGAATACATGCATgaggaagaaaataataaaacgaaTTCTAACGAAAATATAGCACGattgaataataatgatttcaTACAGGTTATGGAAACTGAAAAGCAAAAGAAGTACAATTcttttgataaatataatagtgATAGATCTTCAATAAATGATACAtttgatgaaataaaatataataaaaataatgataataataatgatgataataattatgatgataataaaaatgatgatgataataataatgatgataataataataatgatgataataataataatgatgataataataataatgatgataataataatggatatatatattctccagttcttttcataaataaaaaatttaaactCGGAGAATTGGTATATAAAATACCAAAATATGTAAAGCcacaaaaaatttatactccttataaaaaaatttcaagaaataaaaaatattctaatACACTTCAAAAGGATAGATATGAAAAATGGAAAATGTTATATGAAGAATTgattaataatgaaaataaaacatatataatagattCAGTTCTCTATAAAGAAATAAGTTATTTACCTTATTGGATCCTAAATTATGTAAATGATTTATTTGAATgtatgtaatattaaaataacgTTTGTCACtctaaacaaatatatatatatatatatatatatattaactgtttataatattaaatcatctgaaaaattaatagtacaattaataattaaaccatttctatatatagtattattattattattactattattattatttttgtttgtaAACTTAAGAAAGTATTTAATtcgttctttttttttttctttttttttttcatgtgaAAATtcgaaacatatatattttttacataaatatggtaaattcattttaacca from the Plasmodium falciparum 3D7 genome assembly, chromosome: 14 genome contains:
- a CDS encoding transcriptional regulatory protein sir2b translates to MSCMNYASRLSKNEYKGPLGEEEFFEDTEEEKKKVKELIEKIRSSEYIVVHSGAGISTSSGLQDFRGPTGIWTNEHLNELKNKKKRNHDFKDNKRKLKSNDINCKNTSDMCSPSFFHKEKKENTLNIVKRERYYNEDNVDMNACNERVVHPNHVYVNHEDDNNNNNNNNNNDNNLYNNVYNSVGSNDHTNKESILIKKENNSENVRKDIHDKVNTKNVKKIDVKETNNLDPENYVIFGKRKKKVIELHLALPSKTHIMINELINKNIIKFMITQNIDSLHHRCGKHFSKTAEIHGNIFTERCDFCGRRYLRDYLISTISFKPTGSLCFLCSFPPIGVCTDVLLDWNNSYEEFFHLNSIKHSQIADFHFCLGSSFYIVPASSYPSKKKYANANSYSCVINYQKSFLSKEVNLNIHSNVNNISDIIIKEFSLNPLSIRSARITIVRCPINTLDVICDKLISIHNIKMKHKSMRQHSIDYSQMGNKDEKYNNEKYVKRNMTECLYYNKEGECYEKRKYKLMEKKFFPNNQQNEFIPNRINIFEQKFHEHNNNNNNNNNNNNNNNNNNNNNNNNNNNNNNNNNNSSSSIDSSCSINSNYHISKNINPDFSFVENQSNIYENYKEQTFILICPMIINIKTVRLESFHKVYIKLLDDIKGLWFIKTNFSCILEVELWYHSFILLKLDFNKSDPFIQLNAWNVNVAYTYGDDIDDFDYFKNDENIKKPFNLYKNKYISNMRREGHVNNLYTLDNEKVKSNTSNNNNNNNNNNNNNNNNNNNNNNNNNNNNNNNNNNNNNNNNNDNNNNNISDHNIYDDHNNNNNKNHNNYDKDNSNESYYCSEILNEHVHVGYNPNNYEPNCKVYILAYLDNLRTRNINNNVNNNNFSRFNLTQSCKLLYNIYCVLNKDNEQKKNSTIKETYDKLDYFIKNFDFNRDSCLYTNNFINMLIQNERHGNQSRYKFRERRKRLLNDYSSCSSDDDQSGKNIFIFYNLYMNQYKKKEDNEINDIYKKYDVHEKNIYDESKQYVHKVRVRTDLINHKSVYKILKNNYLVNINNMKLMEKKNNSEKLFLINDKDNNSLLSINNKENFNCIPSRQNNVKKNSEYMHEEENNKTNSNENIARLNNNDFIQVMETEKQKKYNSFDKYNSDRSSINDTFDEIKYNKNNDNNNDDNNYDDNKNDDDNNNDDNNNNDDNNNNDDNNNNDDNNNGYIYSPVLFINKKFKLGELVYKIPKYVKPQKIYTPYKKISRNKKYSNTLQKDRYEKWKMLYEELINNENKTYIIDSVLYKEISYLPYWILNYVNDLFECM